A genome region from Chitinophagales bacterium includes the following:
- a CDS encoding acylphosphatase encodes MVEIIHRNITVSGKVQGVWFRKFTQERAAILGVKGWVRNTQEGNVYIEAEAESSVMEIFLESVKQGSPLSQVQNMVVEEAPVKYFIAFEILYT; translated from the coding sequence ATGGTAGAAATTATTCACCGCAATATTACGGTAAGCGGAAAAGTTCAAGGTGTTTGGTTTAGAAAGTTCACACAAGAGCGCGCTGCCATATTGGGTGTAAAAGGCTGGGTAAGGAATACTCAAGAAGGCAATGTTTACATAGAGGCCGAAGCAGAAAGTTCGGTAATGGAAATATTCTTAGAAAGCGTGAAGCAGGGAAGCCCGCTTTCGCAAGTGCAAAATATGGTGGTGGAGGAGGCTCCGGTAAAATACTTCATAGCCTTCGAAATTCTCTATACATAA
- a CDS encoding ATP-dependent Clp protease proteolytic subunit translates to MMKSILNEEPEKPGKADEAMEKFAGGLMKFDNKFLEQRKVFLWGPVHDESAEKVVNRLLFLEANDPGKDIFFYINSPGGVVTSGMVIYDTMKLISSPVHTICMGLAASMGSILLSGGVKGKRLIFPNGRVMIHQPSLGGMYGQATDIEITAKEIQKTKELSAKILADNCGKPFEKIMKDFDRDHWMNAQEALEYGIVDGFANSF, encoded by the coding sequence ATGATGAAGAGCATTTTAAACGAAGAGCCTGAAAAACCGGGCAAAGCCGATGAAGCAATGGAAAAATTTGCAGGAGGCTTAATGAAGTTCGACAATAAATTTCTCGAACAACGCAAAGTGTTTTTGTGGGGTCCCGTTCACGATGAATCTGCCGAAAAGGTTGTAAACAGGTTACTTTTCTTAGAGGCAAACGATCCCGGAAAAGATATATTCTTTTATATAAATTCTCCCGGAGGCGTAGTAACCAGCGGAATGGTTATTTACGATACAATGAAACTTATTTCTTCTCCCGTACATACTATCTGTATGGGCTTAGCTGCTTCTATGGGTTCCATTTTGTTGAGCGGAGGTGTAAAAGGGAAGCGCCTTATTTTCCCAAATGGAAGGGTGATGATTCATCAACCTTCGCTGGGTGGTATGTACGGACAAGCAACCGATATTGAGATTACAGCCAAAGAAATTCAGAAAACGAAAGAGTTGAGTGCCAAAATTCTTGCAGACAATTGCGGCAAACCTTTTGAAAAAATAATGAAAGATTTTGATCGCGACCACTGGATGAATGCACAAGAGGCGTTGGAATATGGTATTGTAGATGGATTTGCAAATTCGTTTTAA
- a CDS encoding Nif3-like dinuclear metal center hexameric protein produces MKLQEIIAHLESIAPLAWQESYDNCGLLTGSPAMEINAALITLDCTEAVVDEAIALGANLIVAHHPIIFSGLKKITGKNYVERVVIKAIQHSIAIYAIHTNLDNVSNGVNAEICKRLGLQHCQILQPKANLLKKLVTFIPVENFETVTQAIFAAGAGHIGNYSETGFSQQGTGTFKGNTLSNPTIGTAGKKESVSEMRFETIFPAHLEHSIITALTQAHPYEEVAYDLYSLTNTLAHTGSGMVGILPAPLSESEFLSFLKEKMYANCIRHTNLLKRKVQKIAVCGGSGSFLLKHAIAAQADFYVTSDFKYHEFFDAENRIVIADIGHYESEQFTKDLLISLLNEKFPTFALHLSRINTNPVNYF; encoded by the coding sequence ATGAAACTGCAAGAAATAATCGCACATCTCGAAAGTATTGCACCACTGGCATGGCAAGAAAGCTACGATAACTGCGGCCTACTTACCGGCAGCCCCGCCATGGAAATTAACGCTGCACTCATTACCCTCGACTGCACCGAAGCAGTAGTAGATGAAGCCATTGCACTCGGAGCCAACCTTATTGTGGCACACCATCCCATTATATTTTCGGGTCTAAAAAAAATTACAGGTAAAAACTATGTAGAGCGCGTTGTCATTAAAGCTATTCAACACAGTATTGCCATTTATGCCATACACACTAATCTTGACAATGTAAGCAATGGTGTAAATGCCGAAATCTGCAAACGATTAGGCTTGCAACACTGCCAAATACTGCAACCCAAAGCAAACCTCCTAAAAAAGCTAGTAACCTTTATTCCTGTTGAAAATTTTGAAACCGTAACCCAAGCCATATTCGCAGCCGGAGCCGGCCATATAGGCAACTACAGCGAAACCGGATTCTCCCAACAAGGCACAGGCACCTTTAAAGGAAATACACTTTCAAACCCAACCATTGGAACTGCAGGCAAAAAAGAAAGCGTATCTGAAATGCGGTTCGAAACAATTTTTCCTGCACACCTAGAGCATTCAATTATTACAGCACTCACCCAAGCCCATCCTTACGAAGAAGTGGCTTACGACTTATATTCACTTACCAACACATTGGCACACACCGGCAGCGGCATGGTGGGCATACTCCCCGCGCCACTTTCTGAAAGCGAATTTCTTTCCTTCTTAAAAGAAAAAATGTACGCAAACTGCATTCGCCACACCAATTTGTTAAAAAGAAAAGTGCAAAAAATTGCCGTTTGCGGAGGTTCAGGTAGCTTTTTACTCAAACACGCTATAGCCGCCCAAGCCGATTTTTATGTAACTTCCGACTTTAAATACCATGAATTTTTTGATGCCGAAAACCGCATTGTTATTGCAGATATTGGCCATTACGAAAGCGAACAATTCACAAAAGATTTGTTGATTTCTTTATTAAATGAAAAATTTCCTACATTCGCGCTCCATTTAAGCCGAATTAACACTAATCCGGTAAATTATTTTTAA
- the recN gene encoding DNA repair protein RecN, translating to MLKSISIQNYAIIDELEINFGSGLNTMTGETGAGKSIILGALALVLGERADTKALFNQQQKCTVEAVFGKPSPTLEQLLAANELDCEPETVLRREINASGKSRAFVNDTPVTLQVLKNIGEQLVNLHSQHETLSLAESGFQMEMLDTLAQNKPLLSSYTAQYFQHKKDVAQLENLQAQLRQATAENDFFSFQLHELNEAKIEAGEQLQLEEEQSTLSNAENIKIAIQKVAGFIDEQEISIIGLLSESINELKPVKSFNKQLAELSERLHSTVIELKDIFRELENLSDDISIQPERLATINERLLLLHKLCKKHQVENADNLLEIALQLQEKNTQNTQLESNIAALQKTIKTSEEKLLQTAQLLHTNRTNAAPSFSKQVKELLQKVGMPNATFLVEVNFTQHQQLSPTGFSEVQLLFSANKGIAPQALKNVASGGELSRLMLCIKSVLAEAATLPTMIFDEIDTGISGEVAKRVGELMKQLSQHHQLICITHLPQIATAGKQHFHIYKELQGERTHTRIKQLNSEERLHEVAKMLSGENITPAALANAKELIEN from the coding sequence ATGCTCAAAAGTATCTCTATCCAAAATTACGCCATTATTGACGAGCTTGAAATAAACTTCGGCAGTGGATTAAACACCATGACCGGAGAAACCGGAGCCGGCAAATCCATTATTTTAGGCGCACTTGCGTTGGTTTTGGGCGAAAGAGCCGATACTAAAGCACTCTTTAACCAACAGCAAAAATGTACGGTAGAAGCTGTTTTCGGCAAGCCTTCCCCCACGCTGGAACAACTGCTCGCAGCCAACGAATTAGATTGCGAACCCGAAACCGTTTTGCGAAGAGAAATTAACGCATCGGGTAAAAGCAGGGCATTTGTAAACGATACGCCCGTTACACTTCAAGTATTAAAAAACATAGGTGAACAATTAGTAAACCTCCATTCGCAGCACGAAACTCTTTCGCTTGCCGAAAGCGGTTTTCAAATGGAAATGCTTGACACTTTAGCACAAAACAAGCCACTGCTTTCTTCCTACACTGCGCAATATTTTCAACACAAAAAAGATGTTGCACAGTTGGAAAATTTGCAGGCGCAACTCCGGCAGGCTACTGCCGAAAACGACTTTTTTTCATTTCAGTTACATGAATTAAACGAAGCCAAAATTGAAGCAGGCGAACAGCTTCAACTAGAAGAAGAACAAAGCACTTTAAGCAATGCCGAAAACATAAAAATTGCCATTCAAAAAGTGGCAGGCTTTATAGACGAACAAGAAATATCCATCATCGGTTTGCTATCGGAAAGTATCAATGAGCTAAAGCCCGTAAAATCATTCAACAAACAACTGGCAGAACTAAGCGAGCGCCTCCACAGCACCGTCATAGAACTCAAAGATATTTTCCGTGAATTAGAAAATCTTTCCGATGATATTTCCATACAGCCGGAACGCTTAGCAACTATAAATGAGCGACTGCTTTTGCTTCATAAACTGTGCAAAAAACATCAAGTAGAAAATGCCGACAACCTATTGGAAATAGCCCTTCAACTACAAGAAAAAAACACCCAAAACACCCAACTCGAAAGCAATATTGCCGCACTGCAAAAAACTATAAAAACCAGCGAAGAAAAACTATTACAAACCGCACAATTACTACATACCAACAGAACCAATGCCGCACCCTCTTTTTCAAAACAAGTAAAAGAACTACTGCAAAAAGTAGGAATGCCCAATGCCACTTTTTTAGTAGAAGTAAATTTCACCCAACATCAACAACTTTCCCCAACAGGATTTTCCGAAGTACAACTTCTATTTTCTGCCAATAAAGGCATAGCACCACAAGCATTAAAAAATGTGGCATCGGGAGGTGAACTCTCACGACTTATGCTATGCATAAAATCTGTTTTAGCCGAAGCAGCAACGCTTCCTACCATGATTTTTGATGAAATAGATACCGGAATTTCCGGTGAAGTAGCCAAGCGCGTTGGCGAACTAATGAAGCAACTTAGCCAACACCATCAGCTAATTTGCATTACGCATCTTCCACAAATTGCCACAGCCGGAAAACAGCATTTCCATATTTACAAAGAACTGCAAGGCGAGCGCACACACACACGCATAAAGCAGCTCAACTCCGAAGAGCGATTGCACGAAGTAGCCAAAATGCTTAGTGGTGAAAATATCACACCCGCAGCACTTGCCAATGCCAAAGAACTCATAGAAAATTAA
- a CDS encoding penicillin acylase family protein, translating into MQYALIFFFSLLFAVGQVGAQSAYIVNPENVTIARDSFGVPHIFGKTDADVAYGLAWANSEDAFHVAQDLLYTSKGFMGRSGGVSGAKADFFVHAIGARQLVNERFESDLSPAFRKYLSGFTQGINAYAAAHPEDVRIKKAFPINEKDVLVAYVTIMSFMSTAGDKVGDAVSGKYDGEKVIFDSNNSLGTVGSNAFALAASKTTDGKTYLCINPHMFMEGQLSFYEAHLCSEEGLNISGPMFHGSSSLAMGVNKHLGWGMTWNYMKKADVFKLKMHPQKKYYYEFDGAWVKLEKRPVWLKVKVKGLQVAVKKTTYWSKYGATVKSDKGNNFYAIRFGANQTIKTPQQLYEMNKADSYESYWKALRNNALALFNIVYADEKNNIFYLSNGEIPDRNLKMDWHGIMPGNTSQNLWTKLLPNDSLPHVINPACGFVMNTNNTPFDATCEGQNDNPNRYPRYLVDERPGNNNRAIQLRKALLAKEKFDFSDLREIKFNYAISKESPLYRSLQPLFNLDTVMYPEFATAIRTLKSWNLVCDTNSYGTAVVGAFMQVLFDKRGRSDASFVSGFSITEDETVETLRKGLAFLKEKFGSELVRWGDIHVNYRAGKMVPMNGFPDVLSPTYPVQKVINGKTYLVPTHGDTYTMFAKFGNHGVEAMQSLLPTGNSLRETSPHYNDQIELFRDVRLKQMSLDKDIILKEAIKIYHPK; encoded by the coding sequence ATGCAGTACGCACTTATTTTTTTCTTCTCCCTATTGTTTGCCGTAGGGCAAGTTGGAGCTCAATCGGCATATATTGTAAATCCCGAAAATGTAACTATTGCCCGCGATAGTTTTGGTGTGCCACATATTTTTGGAAAAACTGATGCCGATGTGGCATATGGTTTGGCATGGGCAAATTCCGAAGATGCTTTTCATGTGGCGCAAGATTTGCTTTATACCTCTAAAGGATTTATGGGAAGATCGGGAGGTGTAAGTGGCGCTAAAGCCGATTTTTTTGTGCATGCAATTGGAGCCAGGCAGTTGGTAAACGAAAGGTTTGAAAGCGATTTGTCTCCGGCATTCAGGAAGTATTTAAGTGGCTTTACGCAGGGTATCAATGCTTATGCGGCTGCGCATCCCGAAGATGTGCGCATTAAGAAAGCATTTCCCATAAATGAGAAAGATGTGTTGGTTGCGTATGTTACCATTATGAGTTTTATGAGTACCGCAGGCGATAAAGTTGGCGATGCTGTAAGTGGGAAGTATGATGGCGAAAAAGTTATTTTCGATAGCAATAATTCACTGGGTACCGTTGGCTCAAACGCTTTTGCTTTGGCGGCATCTAAGACCACAGACGGTAAAACGTATTTGTGTATAAATCCACACATGTTTATGGAAGGTCAGTTGAGTTTTTACGAAGCTCATCTGTGCAGCGAAGAAGGTTTGAATATTTCAGGACCAATGTTTCATGGAAGCAGTTCGCTGGCAATGGGTGTAAATAAACACTTAGGTTGGGGAATGACTTGGAATTACATGAAAAAGGCAGATGTATTTAAGTTGAAAATGCATCCCCAAAAGAAGTATTACTATGAGTTTGATGGTGCTTGGGTAAAGTTAGAAAAACGCCCTGTGTGGCTCAAGGTAAAAGTGAAAGGCTTGCAGGTGGCTGTAAAGAAAACAACCTATTGGAGTAAATATGGCGCTACAGTAAAAAGCGATAAGGGCAATAATTTTTATGCTATACGCTTTGGTGCAAACCAAACTATAAAAACGCCACAGCAACTCTACGAAATGAATAAGGCCGATAGCTATGAATCTTATTGGAAAGCATTGCGCAATAATGCTTTGGCATTGTTCAATATAGTGTATGCCGATGAAAAGAATAATATATTTTATTTAAGCAATGGCGAAATTCCCGATAGGAATTTGAAAATGGATTGGCACGGTATTATGCCCGGAAACACCTCTCAAAATTTATGGACAAAGTTATTGCCCAACGATAGTTTACCACATGTAATAAATCCGGCTTGCGGGTTTGTAATGAATACTAATAATACACCATTCGATGCCACTTGCGAAGGGCAAAACGATAACCCCAATCGCTATCCGCGCTATTTGGTAGATGAGCGCCCCGGCAATAATAATAGAGCCATACAATTGAGGAAAGCACTATTGGCAAAAGAAAAGTTTGATTTCAGCGATTTGCGTGAAATAAAGTTCAACTATGCCATATCCAAAGAGTCGCCATTGTATCGCTCCTTGCAGCCTTTATTTAATCTGGACACCGTTATGTATCCCGAATTTGCAACGGCTATTAGAACTTTAAAGAGTTGGAATTTAGTGTGCGATACCAATTCTTATGGCACGGCAGTAGTGGGTGCTTTTATGCAAGTTTTATTTGACAAGCGTGGCCGCAGCGATGCCAGTTTTGTTTCGGGATTCTCTATTACCGAAGATGAAACCGTAGAAACATTACGTAAAGGATTAGCATTTCTTAAAGAAAAGTTTGGTTCTGAGTTGGTGCGCTGGGGCGATATACATGTAAACTATCGCGCAGGAAAAATGGTGCCAATGAATGGATTTCCCGATGTGCTTTCTCCAACATATCCTGTGCAAAAAGTAATTAACGGCAAAACATATTTGGTGCCAACTCATGGCGATACCTATACCATGTTTGCCAAGTTCGGGAATCATGGTGTAGAAGCCATGCAATCGCTGCTGCCTACCGGAAATTCATTGCGGGAAACTAGCCCGCATTACAACGATCAAATAGAATTGTTTCGCGATGTGCGCCTCAAACAAATGAGTTTAGATAAGGACATAATCTTAAAAGAGGCAATAAAAATTTATCACCCAAAATAA